The sequence TCCATCGGTTGGGCGACGTCCATCATACCCAAGCTGAAAGATCCATTGCAAACCTCACTGCCGTACCTAATCCTTGAAGACGATGCATCCAGTATAGTGTGTACTATGATCATTGGGGCTATAGTTGgtgagtttttttaaataaaatttattcagtaaaaaagtaacatttcaATATGCATGCTGCTGCGTCTAAGTATTCAGGATACCTGTATTAAGAGACAACCTCTTCTTAGCATTGTCCCGGATTACAAAAATAAGCATAATAATGTAATATCGCATTGCAGCTGCATGATCTTTTATCTGGCGAAGATAAATAGtaaattgttaaccaagggatgaaatccAACCATCACTGACGAGGTATTAAtaatccgaggctgaaatgatgcctttcagccgagttaaacactctacttttcatttcgaatacgaggaaattaaaatgcatgtgttttttaaaaacatgcctaagtatacatttatatagtatttcttgagggtactttcaattaacaatttaggcaaaagtatcgttatttatggattGGAGAGTcaattatcagaatggaaattgtataacaaatccatttaaactcaaatttcaattgcttatcataaacaaattaaaaaaatcgtacttcgaacgtaaaacgCTCTAGTGCAGAgttgcagacacgtatcattttctaaTTTCTGcataccttttagaacaacaatgatccTCTTtgagagcatgagaaatgaaaatatataatttCGTCTGTATACTCGTAAAGTAGGCATTTTGCAAGCTGGCCTTCACTAGACCATTAAAATCAGAAACAGTAACTATATATAGTTGTTCAAAACTTGAACTCtggtcacagattatataatagttgcTCTGGCACAAAATACTAACATACCtaccaaacaaataaataaatgtctagATATCATGTAAATCATCTCTTACAGGTTCTCTCATATCTGGCTTTATGGCTAACAGAGTCGGACGCAAGCCATGCCTGCTTTATACATCTAGTTTCAACATTCTCGGCTATGCTATCATGGCTAATGCTGTCAATGTCAGTACTATGAGGGTTGGAAGGTTTGTTGCTGGCATGGCTGCTGGCTCCATTGCTGTGATCAACGTGGTTTATCTTGGTGAGATTGCGTAAGTTGTCAATATCCCGTGACAGCACatcatatcgtcgctatacttgctcaacctcatatctgcaacaatcatttgatggaaatgtcgcttttctttcattcggaatacgggtgtttttgtcatcaaatgagtgttgcgatacgaggttgagtaagtatagcggcgatatatcCTCGCCTATGGCACGTAATTTggctttaaaaaaacttaaaaaatgtattaatggTACACAAAGTACAGGGGTGTTAAGCAGCCAAAATAATACGAGTCAAAAATTGATAATAGACATGTTAGACATATAAAATCTTTTTTGAAACtattcattattataaaaattccactttttttttcttttgacgcaggggtaaatgcatttacgcatctcacccccggactgcggaagcccattggggggtggtatgtgggactcgctccttcCGTAACTCTCTCTGCTAGGCAGAGGGAGGGGaagagaatacccactaacatcccctgcggcgttgcCCGCTCTACCGTTGTTTGGGGACGCCACGGGGTCGCAGAGCATTCCACCGCGTCCCCTCGCCATAACGCGAACTAAGCCAAGTATTTGGGTTGTTAAATCAGACTtctgtattttacaaaatattaggTTATTTAAAACGATAAACACCGTAccgttaaaaatacatttagaaTCTTCAGCAACTAAAATTTGTTCATAATCCACATTCCGTGAACTGAACACAATGGGTTTCATTGTTCAGTGACTGAACAATAAATACCCGGCCGAAATTAAAAGCAGAATgcacattttatattaattggTCGTGACACTTGGTTTTGcagacattttttaaatattttcaatagtaggtacagtcacggactttaattgttgagccatttagggatCACTACATATTGGACATTTCATACCGTTAGTTATagacaaccaaattagcttgaactCTAAATGGATCAACAATTAGTCTGTGATTACCTACGGCAAAACTGGTTAGAATCAATTTTCGTagcctacatctagcgtcaagtagcggaattttCAGTACTGCTaatcgacaatagatgtcgcggcaaacaTAGTCTAATGctctacgaaaaaaaaaaaactttttgagctaatattataaccagagtaaccggaactctattttcaattgTAACATTAcctactgatagttccgctacttgacgctaaatgtagactacgaaaataatagtattataataaatttaaaagtggaaaaattactgccttgggtgagagtTGAGACCCGAAATCACGGCAGTCACGGTTTTCGGATCGACATTCCAGCGTTCCGCCAACCGAGCCACCTCTGACCTCAGCcgtagtcagcaaatcttcccactatatgggtctaggggaccccaGCGACATCTACCATAAGAGCGCTACACTTCccaaacggccaccggagttccaagtcacaTTGGAAATTCACcggttacgatgtgctacccattctatattaatttttaacaagcagaaacgtctgcttACAAAGATACTGTTCGCGCGCTAATTCCGTGCACGATGTTAgaaatgttgggcgtcatgacagagtggtgtcttcctcgacctccgaatgcacggaattggcgcgcggacagtaagtacatagttttagtcatacgatagtttttatcaatcaatgATAAATGAATCAATGTTGCTATAGACTATGACGATCCGTACAATTACAATCTTATCTAAAATCTTCCAGTTCACCAGAAATCCGAGGTGCCCTAATAGCCATGGCCGGCATCATGCATGTATTTGGAAACTTACTAGTGTGTTCCCTGGGCCCGTATGTGTCTATAGGAGTGCTATGCTATGTTTGCGTCACTATCAGCTGTGTGCATGTACTGGTATTGTGTTATGTGCCGGAATCTCATGTGTACCAAGTGATGAAAGGTAATTGATCAAGTCTGTGAAATATTGaattttagtaaaattttacctatttttttggTTGTGTGTGTTAAATTTCGCCTATTCGAAGATTGAACTAAACTTTGGTATTTTATCCTTCAGCTGATCTGGTAATAGATGAATAATGAATAGTGAGCAAATAGACTTTGAAATTAAACATTGCGAACTCTTTGAGTATTCGCGTGGTAAAGTTGTTTTTATCCAtactatatacctaatattataaatgcgaaagtctgtctgtctgttcttctgtctgtctgtctgtctgtgtgttacctcttcacgcttaaaacgctgaaccgatttagttgaaatttggcatagagatagtttgagtcccggagaaggacatacgATAGTttatatcccgaaaatcatcccttaagatggtcaaaagcggggtggaattgagataattaatgaattgcctgataatttgtgtaagcaattaagcatatgctcaaattgattaactttatccaggcgctattcttactctagctgcggttactaagtccacgcagacgaagtcgcgggcaaaagctagtaagtatATAAGAGTTTTTaccaaaactaaaatatttataaaagtactTGATTCTAGGTAAACATAATGAAGCACGACTCACTCTACATGATCTAGGAAGAAGTGAAGACATCGAGGaagaattaaaattcatttgtaaaCACAGCAACGAACTGCTGCTACCAGTACTACCACAGACAAAAGACAGTCACGGAAAAGTAGCAACAAGATGGTTAATAAAACTTGAGAGGAAGAATATAAGAGGCTTTTTTATAACGTCCGTTCTTCTCTGTCTGCAAGCTACTAAGGGAAGGATAGCAGTGATTAACCTTGCAGCTGTGATTTTTAAAAGTTCGTTTTCTTCAGTGGATCCTGATGTGGGGAATGTTGTACTTGGATTAACAGAGTTGTGTGGGGTGGTCATGACCCCTTTGCTGGTTGAGCAATGTGGCCGACGGATCATGTTGATGATGTCCCTTGGTTTTTGCTGTTTGTTTATGGTAAGTATATTGGCCGAACGAAGTGAGATCTTAAACTACGagcggacgccacgtcaccgatgtgtcaaaactgaaattgaactttatgcacatgcacgtaggtctatgttgctctgtggtctgtgacggattaatccgtctaaCTGTACGTTTAACCTTTtgacgtccaaaaggttaaacgtacagtcagcatcagcaTCAAATAACAGTGACTGCCAATGTCaccaaatatatcgtaaaacaacaaataaatgtgccattctcaaccaaaagggtacttattgtcggttgtcaataatgcgctatttccatacagcggcggctggtgattctatattatgggtgttcactatcacagtaaaaaactacacattcaattaaccgacacaaaatacggtcattgaactctcttatagaatttcgctattacgaatatcttgacgaccgatagacgctaactgcagttcattttacaaatggattctaggttgtgaatgttgttttaaaattttatggaaatatgtgctaaattgttaacacatcggtttcggtccaagcaaactcaccgcacagccgtcgcccggcccgcccgcgcccgctccaaacaagacatatgtacttaggtaggtaacacgataaactaaaacacctagttacttttatcacagcgacataacacaaccacggtgtttttgcatattgatcttatttaatgacatataagtttttgtttttgacgaacattgttacgaaagttcaaggttttccttttatattgaactcgagtcgattttgtaaacttttttcacattctcccgttaaattcattcattttaaatacctcacaacaaacaaattatgtgcacttactgcttaaactcttggttaattatttataataaaaaaatgccaaaattccattcacgcgcgtactttaaaattgactactaactaaggtctgtttacaaacaagtgacaatatggcgcgcacaatgcgcgcgcattcgacgagagggcgcaaggtcaaacgggctacggagcgccgctccaattttacctctttcttcatagaaaatcttctgtttcacgtgcggaactgtagcgaaacttctctttcgctctcattgaatttcctattgattttatgtactaaatctttttcataggagcgcaatccaaagcgctccgcttcgcgcgttacctatgattcctatgaaattataggagtaggccgagtagtataggccgtctataaacttataatgaataaaggtaattatttaattggtattttacttttgtacgatagatcttaaagagtaatatattaattaggcactataatttcattatgattatttatgggagtgcactgcacaagcgctccttagaggaagccgcgcctgtttccatatagcttcaatttgaaatcaaccttatcgactagcgacaatgtggtaccttttggttgtaaaacgtcacaaatatacttatattgttgttgttg is a genomic window of Cydia strobilella chromosome 20, ilCydStro3.1, whole genome shotgun sequence containing:
- the LOC134750547 gene encoding facilitated trehalose transporter Tret1-like, yielding MANRVGRKPCLLYTSSFNILGYAIMANAVNVSTMRVGRFVAGMAAGSIAVINVVYLGEIASPEIRGALIAMAGIMHVFGNLLVCSLGPYVSIGVLCYVCVTISCVHVLVLCYVPESHVYQVMKGKHNEARLTLHDLGRSEDIEEELKFICKHSNELLLPVLPQTKDSHGKVATRWLIKLERKNIRGFFITSVLLCLQATKGRIAVINLAAVIFKSSFSSVDPDVGNVVLGLTELCGVVMTPLLVEQCGRRIMLMMSLGFCCLFMVYASYQTS